A stretch of Planococcus citri chromosome 5, ihPlaCitr1.1, whole genome shotgun sequence DNA encodes these proteins:
- the LOC135849177 gene encoding uncharacterized protein LOC135849177, whose translation MKKVAIIGAGLSGLAATKRVTESPDSFECCTFELSDNIGGTWVYTDKTGKDEHGIPIHSSMYQGLRTNLPKEVMEFPEFPHKNFDNRSYLTAAEVLRYVEDYAEYFNLKKYIKFLHYVKSVAPIQNGRWEIQVTDLQLSKDCTYYFDSVMICVGNYSNPDIPSIPNIANFQGLQLHSHDYREPSRFKNQTVVVIGAGSSGMDISCHVSNHAEKVYLSHHNNKILNTVFPENLHHKPDIQEIRDGNILFKDGSEVSADTIIYCTGYLIKYPFLDEKCKIKVENNVIKPLYKRMINIEYPTMGFIGALRDSPNFDLFDLQARCFLNILKGVAVLPSTQDMLSETEREFNEHMKRTNNEKSFLSIKGHFAKIYFDELSRLGKLPFTKPVLFDIYSSGQDSRAKDFKNFRTKVYRLINDREYIVEEQKVH comes from the exons atgaaaaaagtagcGATTATTGGAGCTGGATTATCGGGTCTTGCGGCCACCAAACGTGTCACCGAATCTCCGGACAGTTTTGAATGTTGCACTTTTGAATTATCTGATAATATTGGAGGCACGTGGGTATACACTGATAAAACTGGTAAAGATGAACACGGAATACCAATTCACTCGAGCATGTATCAAGGCTtaag aacaaaTTTACCCAAAGAAGTTATGGAATTTCCGGAATTTCCTCATAAAAACTTCGATAACAGATCATATCTGACTGCAGCCGAAGTTCTGCGGTACGTGGAAGACTATGCAGAATATTTCaatctaaaaaaatacatcaag TTTCTACATTATGTAAAAAGTGTTGCACCAATACAGAATGGAAGATGGGAAATACAAGTCACTGACCTGCAACTTTCTAAAGACTGCACTTATTACTTCGACAGTGTTATGATATGCGTTGG caaCTACAGCAATCCAGACATTCCAAGCATTCCAAACATAGCGAATTTCCAAGGATTACAACTGCACAGTCACGATTACAGAGAACCATCCAGATTTAAAAATCAGACAGTAGTTGTGATAGGGGCAGGATCTTCCGGAATGGATATTTCTTGTCATGTCAGCAATCATGCAGaaaag GTTTACCTGAGTCATCACAATAATAAAATCCTCAACACAGTATTCCCTGAAAACCTACATCATAAACCAGATATCCAAGAAATTCGCGATGGAAATATTCTTTTCAAAGACGGATCCGAAGTATCTGCTGATACCATTATATACTGCACAG gaTATTTAATCAAATACCcttttcttgatgaaaaatgcaaaattaaagTGGAAAATAATGTGATAAAACCTCTTTACAAACGAATGATCAATATCGAATACCCTACTATGGGTTTTATCGGCGCTTTAAGGGATAGTCCCAATTTCGACTTATTTGATTTACAA GCTCGTTGTTTCTTGAATATCCTCAAAGGAGTTGCAGTACTGCCCAGCACACAAGATATGCTTTCTGAAACAGAACGAGAATTCAATGAACACATGAAAAGAACCAATAACGAGAAATCTTTTCTCAGCATAAAAGGACATTTcgctaaaatttatttcgacGAGTTATCGCGTCTTGGAAAATTACCATTTACAAAACCAGTATTATTCGATATCTATAGCTCTGGGCAAGATAGTCGAGctaaagatttcaaaaatttcaggacTAAGGTTTACAGATTAATTAATGATCGAGAATATATCGTCGAAGAGCAGAAAGTTCATTAG
- the LOC135846503 gene encoding dimethylaniline monooxygenase [N-oxide-forming] 2-like, producing MKKIAIIGAGSSGLVATKCVTESPDSFECCTFELSDNIGGTWVYTDKIGKDEHGIPIHSSMYQGLRANLPKEVMEFPEFPHKNYDNRSYLTAAEVLRYMEDYADYFNLKKYIKFRHYVKSVAPIQNGRWEIQVTDLQLSKDCTYYFDSVMICVGKYSNPDIPSIPNIENFQGLQLHSHDYREPSRFKNQTVVVIGAGSSGIDISCHVSDQAERVYLSHHNNKILNTVFPENLHHKPDIQEIRDGNIAFKDGSEVSADTIIYCTGYSIKYPFLDEKCKIKVENNVIKPLYKRMINIEYPTMGFIGALRDSPNFDLFELQARCFLNILKGVAVLPSKQDMLSETEREFNDHMKRTNNEKSFLSTKGHFAKIYFDELSRLGKLPFTKPVLFDIFSYGQDSRAKDFKNFRSKVYRIINDREFIVEEQKVH from the exons atgaaaaaaatagcaattaTTGGAGCTGGATCATCGGGTCTTGTGGCCACCAAATGTGTCACCGAATCTCCGGACAGTTTTGAATGTTGTACATTTGAATTATCTGATAATATTGGAGGAACGTGGGTATACACTGATAAAATTGGTAAAGATGAACACGGAATACCAATTCACTCGAGCATGTATCAGGgcttgag agcaAATTTACCCAAAGAAGTCATGGAATTTCCGGAATTTCCTCATAAAAACTACGATAACAGATCATATCTGACTGCAGCTGAAGTTCTGCGATACATGGAAGACTATGCAGATTATTTCaatctaaaaaaatacatcaag TTTCGACATTATGTAAAGAGTGTTGCACCAATACAGAATGGAAGATGGGAAATACAAGTCACTGATCTGCAACTATCGAAAGACTGCACTTATTACTTCGACAGTGTTATGATATGTGTTGG CAAATACAGCAATCCTGACATTCCAAGCATTCCAAACATAGAGAATTTCCAAGGATTACAACTACACAGTCACGATTACAGAGAACCATCCAGGTTTAAAAATCAGACAGTAGTTGTGATAGGCGCAGGATCTTCCGGAATTGATATTTCTTGTCATGTCAGCGATCAAGCAGAAAGG GTTTACCTGAGTCATCACAATAATAAAATCCTCAACACCGTATTCCCTGAAAACCTGCATCATAAACCAGATATCCAAGAAATTCGCGATGGAAATATTGCTTTTAAAGATGGATCCGAGGTATCTGCCGATACCATTATATACTGTACAG gatACTCGATCAAATACCCCTTTCTCgacgaaaaatgcaaaattaaagTGGAAAATAATGTGATAAAACCTCTCTACAAACGAATGATCAATATCGAATACCCTACCATGGGTTTTATCGGCGCTTTAAGGGATAGTCCCAATTTCGACTTATTTGAATTACAA GCTCGTTGTTTCTTGAATATCCTCAAAGGAGTAGCAGTACTGCCCAGCAAACAAGATATGCTTTCTGAAACAGAACGAGAATTCAATGATCACATGAAAAGAACCAACAACGAGAAATCTTTTCTTAGCACAAAGGGACATTTcgctaaaatttatttcgacGAGTTATCGCGTCTTGGGAAATTACCGTTTACAAAACCGGTATTATTTGATATCTTTAGCTATGGACAAGATAGCCGAGctaaagatttcaaaaatttcaggagtAAGGTTTACAGAATAATTAATGATCGAGAATTTATCGTCGAAGAACAGAAAGTCCATTAG